One region of Flavobacteriales bacterium genomic DNA includes:
- a CDS encoding ArsA family ATPase, with translation MRIILFTGKGGVGKTTTAAATALKSAQQGKKTLIISTDPAHSLSDALNQKLEPEPTEIAENLWCMEFDVYYSMKKYWGNMREMMKAIFKFQGVKNVVAEELSVLPGMEEGAAFLWIEKFYRENTFDVIVIDSAPTGETLTLLSLPQVTKSWLTKAFPGQQFAVRTLGKVVRKTTGIPVDKGYDEMQQLFDKLETIQKAFLDPTICSIRIVANPERMVVQESKRAYSYLQLYGYNVDAVVVNRILPESETALFGHYIKKQKEYLEEIEESFAPLPILKVPHQGKEVFGTELLNEIGNTIYNGEDPTQVFHLEKPLEVKDIEDGYRVKLKIPFIEEKDFELKKFGDELIIDLQNRRKNVFLPKFANYMKMEHYTYDAPWLTIDLKRD, from the coding sequence ATGAGGATTATACTATTTACAGGAAAAGGAGGGGTTGGAAAAACAACTACAGCAGCTGCTACAGCATTAAAGTCTGCTCAGCAAGGAAAAAAAACATTAATCATCTCAACTGATCCAGCTCATAGTCTAAGCGATGCCTTAAATCAAAAACTTGAGCCTGAACCAACTGAAATAGCTGAAAACCTATGGTGTATGGAGTTTGACGTTTATTATTCCATGAAAAAATACTGGGGTAATATGCGTGAAATGATGAAAGCTATTTTTAAGTTTCAGGGGGTGAAAAATGTGGTAGCAGAAGAGCTTTCTGTATTACCAGGAATGGAAGAAGGTGCTGCTTTTCTTTGGATTGAAAAGTTTTACAGAGAAAACACTTTTGATGTTATTGTAATAGATAGTGCTCCTACCGGAGAAACATTAACGCTTTTGAGCTTACCTCAAGTAACTAAATCTTGGTTAACCAAAGCTTTTCCTGGGCAACAGTTTGCTGTGAGAACACTGGGGAAAGTGGTAAGAAAAACCACAGGTATACCTGTTGATAAAGGTTATGATGAGATGCAGCAATTGTTTGACAAATTAGAAACCATTCAAAAGGCATTTTTAGATCCCACAATCTGTTCTATACGTATTGTAGCCAATCCTGAGCGAATGGTTGTTCAAGAGTCGAAAAGAGCTTATTCTTATTTACAACTTTATGGTTATAATGTAGATGCAGTTGTTGTCAATAGAATATTACCAGAGTCTGAAACGGCACTATTTGGTCACTATATCAAGAAGCAAAAAGAATATCTTGAAGAAATTGAGGAAAGTTTTGCTCCATTACCCATTCTTAAAGTTCCTCATCAAGGAAAAGAAGTTTTTGGCACCGAATTACTCAATGAAATTGGTAACACTATTTATAATGGCGAGGATCCAACACAGGTCTTTCACTTAGAAAAGCCATTAGAAGTCAAAGACATTGAAGACGGTTATCGTGTAAAGCTAAAAATACCTTTTATTGAAGAAAAGGATTTTGAGTTAAAAAAGTTTGGTGATGAACTAATCATTGATTTACAAAATAGACGTAAGAATGTTTTTTTACCAAAATTTGCCAACTATATGAAAATGGAGCATTACACCTATGATGCACCTTGGTTAACCATTGATTTAAAGCGTGATTAA
- a CDS encoding PKD domain-containing protein has protein sequence MFKKILIFLCLFSISYVLKAQSGTDFWLAPPEVTSGHVTDNPVMLRIATGANPATVTISQPANPGFNGGTPIVLTMAANAATTVDLSAELNNLETRPSNTVLNTGLHISSTQKITCYYEINTGFNPDIYALKGDNGLGTEFYTPFQSKWRNGNYSPTPYTSFDIVATQNNTTILIYPRVPLDGGHPALTSYTITLNRGQTYSGSVTSTSGIDNPAGTAIVSDKPIAVSTKDDSVWPQPAGCRDLVGDQLVPTNIVGTDYIVQRGGLTVPESAFITATRNNCIVTVAGTYVTTLFAGETYEVPITAQATYINCSEPAYCFHISGFGCEVGGALLPPLNCAGSDQVNFVRSTTEFFGLNILVPTGSQGNFALNGNTTLIPAGAFSPVPGTGGAWMEAQISYNTTDIPINTNMLITNTSDAFAVGIINGGASSGCRFGYFSEFAAKIDISAGVDQTVCANDSATLNGSVAGGSTTGIWTGGSGQFLPSATALNATYVPSPADISLGTIILTLTSTGNCTPVDDQMQLSFSPAPVANAGSDVSVCENNPAVSLNGSVTIAASGVWSGGAGTYSPNSSSLTTSYTPTAAEINAGTLVMTLTTTGNGVCNAETDNVIVTFTPSPTVDAGVNQTVCSNNAQVNLAGSRTLATGVIWSGAGTFSPNVNALNPNYTPSAAEILSGNTVLTLTTTGNGNCNAVSDVVTLNFTPSPTVNASTDQTVCSNNSAVTLNGSTTVATGGQWTGGLGVFLPNNNTLNATYNPTSAEIANGSLNLTLTTTGNGNCNAETDNMTINFTPSPTVEAGAAQTVCSSSPAVTLGGSVTVATGGFWSGGAGTFSPNAADLNATYTPSAAEITTGSVQLMLTTTGNGNCNPVSDSVMITITPTPTVNAGPNQTSCANNSAVNLGGVITTATGGIWSGGTGNFVSSNTDINAVYTPSNAEVTAGSVNLTLTSTGNGNCPAITDDILITIIPAPVADAGLDQTACSNNASINLVGSVNGASGGQWSGGLGAFSPSNNALNATYTPNATELANGSATITLTTTGNGVCNAESDNMLITFTPAPTVDAGLDITSCENNPQVTLNGNVTIATGGQWIGGTGSFTPSNTDLSATYTPSTSEITNGTALLILQSTGNANCNMESDSVVITIDPSPVVAAGVDQTICVNNLNVVLSGSVSGITNTGNWTTSGSGFFVPNSTALNANYVPSAADSIAGSVMLTLTSTNNVACTPVSDSMLVTILPAGIANAGSDVTVCANNSTINLAGSVSGGASTGVWTTNGTGVFVPDNQTLNANYIPSPADAALGSVTLTLTANSCDADTDNITVTITPAPIVAAGQDVTVCANSLTIPLNGSVSGATTTGVWTTSGTGTFNPSNTDLNASYIASSQDSLNQTITLVLSATSIGQCAPETDTMVINIFPTGTADGGADQVLCENNGNVQLTGVIGGGATIGEWNSSGSGTFVPNINDMNAVYVPSAADLILGSVNISLSATNSCNNASDVIGVTYTPAPTVNAGADTSVCGTNAVIALSGNIIGAVGGEWSTNGTGVFSPNIQSLNAIYSASSQDVANGGVWIYLTSIGNGDCNAVVDSMRLTITTGINVNAGVDQTVCSTSSFTVLQGVVSNGSTTGVWSTLGSGTFTPSTTSLTTEYHFGAGDLVNGSVDLVLTSTNNGSCIAETDTMTINFGSNAYASAGNDFFMCGSEPSTAPLNGYVSGGATQGQWSTLGTGSFSSLTDFNAVYTPSVTDFANGFFELVLTTTDHGSCLEGVDTVMVTIEAVPSANAGVNIQACTTSDSIPLSGSVSNVSGGQWSTGGTGTFHPNDTTLNAVYVPSIADLGSGTIQVYLTTIGSQICGSDMDSITIEFADPLTVDFANSDGCENNFMSFYDSTIVHFGSISEWNWDFGDGGTSQSPNPIHLYTNSGAYDVVLEVVSNLGCEYTLTQSVVVQGSPIANFSLPTGDVIVGQEVGYSDLSVGGVSWYWTFGDGFGNSTDQNPTYTYATEGDYNVLQTVTNAFGCSDTALLTLTVLPEEEPYYPPVVPSGFSPNGDGENDVLYVRGGPFDSVILRVYNNWGNLIFESNDVNVGWDGTHNGKDQPKGDYVYSAIVIGLDGKEYIKKGSVSIIR, from the coding sequence ATGTTTAAAAAAATACTAATATTTTTATGTTTGTTTTCGATTTCTTATGTGTTAAAAGCACAATCAGGAACTGATTTTTGGTTAGCTCCACCAGAGGTAACATCAGGTCACGTAACAGATAATCCTGTAATGCTGAGGATTGCGACTGGAGCAAATCCGGCAACAGTAACAATTTCTCAGCCTGCAAATCCAGGGTTTAATGGAGGAACTCCTATCGTCTTAACAATGGCTGCAAATGCAGCAACTACAGTCGATTTATCAGCAGAGTTAAATAACCTTGAGACAAGGCCATCCAATACTGTGCTCAATACGGGGTTGCATATTAGTTCGACACAAAAAATTACTTGTTACTATGAAATAAATACTGGTTTTAACCCAGATATATATGCGCTTAAAGGAGATAATGGATTGGGAACTGAATTTTATACACCTTTTCAATCAAAATGGCGAAATGGAAATTATTCTCCAACGCCATACACGTCTTTTGATATCGTAGCAACACAAAATAATACAACAATATTAATTTACCCAAGAGTTCCTTTAGATGGAGGACACCCAGCGTTAACATCATATACCATAACGTTGAATCGTGGTCAAACCTATTCTGGTTCTGTAACGAGTACATCTGGTATAGATAATCCTGCAGGAACAGCTATAGTTTCTGATAAACCTATTGCAGTTTCAACAAAAGATGATTCTGTATGGCCGCAGCCAGCAGGTTGTAGAGATTTAGTAGGAGATCAATTAGTCCCAACAAATATTGTAGGAACAGACTACATTGTTCAAAGAGGTGGATTAACAGTTCCTGAAAGTGCATTTATTACAGCGACAAGAAATAATTGTATTGTAACTGTGGCTGGAACTTACGTTACAACCCTTTTTGCAGGAGAGACTTACGAAGTGCCTATTACAGCTCAAGCAACGTATATCAATTGCTCCGAACCAGCATATTGTTTTCATATTTCTGGATTTGGTTGTGAAGTTGGTGGAGCCTTATTACCTCCATTAAATTGTGCTGGGTCTGATCAAGTAAACTTCGTACGTTCTACAACTGAGTTTTTTGGCCTAAATATCTTAGTTCCTACAGGTTCTCAAGGAAATTTTGCTTTGAATGGAAATACAACACTTATACCAGCAGGAGCATTCTCGCCAGTTCCAGGTACAGGAGGAGCTTGGATGGAAGCCCAAATTTCATATAATACAACAGATATTCCGATCAATACCAATATGCTTATTACGAATACTTCAGACGCTTTTGCTGTTGGTATTATCAATGGAGGAGCATCTTCAGGTTGTCGATTTGGTTATTTCTCTGAGTTTGCCGCTAAAATTGATATTAGTGCAGGTGTAGACCAGACAGTATGTGCCAATGATAGTGCAACATTGAATGGATCTGTGGCAGGAGGTTCTACCACAGGAATTTGGACAGGAGGTTCAGGGCAGTTCTTGCCTAGCGCAACAGCATTGAACGCGACTTATGTACCAAGTCCAGCTGATATCTCGCTAGGTACTATTATTTTAACGTTGACTTCTACAGGGAATTGTACACCAGTAGATGATCAAATGCAATTGTCTTTTTCTCCTGCACCAGTCGCTAATGCAGGAAGTGATGTTTCTGTTTGTGAAAATAATCCAGCCGTTTCTTTAAATGGTAGTGTAACCATAGCAGCAAGTGGTGTTTGGAGTGGAGGAGCAGGAACATATAGCCCAAATAGTTCTAGTTTAACAACCTCATATACCCCAACAGCTGCAGAAATTAATGCAGGAACATTAGTAATGACCTTGACAACAACAGGAAATGGTGTTTGTAATGCAGAAACAGATAATGTCATTGTAACATTTACACCATCACCTACAGTTGATGCCGGAGTTAATCAAACAGTGTGTTCTAATAATGCACAAGTCAACTTAGCTGGGTCTCGTACATTGGCTACAGGAGTGATTTGGAGCGGAGCTGGAACATTTTCTCCGAATGTTAACGCATTAAACCCTAATTATACACCATCAGCAGCAGAAATATTATCAGGAAACACAGTCTTGACCTTAACAACCACAGGGAATGGAAACTGTAATGCAGTATCGGATGTTGTAACACTTAATTTTACACCATCACCTACAGTAAATGCCAGTACAGATCAAACCGTTTGTTCGAATAATTCGGCAGTTACCTTAAATGGTTCCACGACGGTGGCTACAGGGGGGCAATGGACAGGAGGATTAGGAGTTTTTCTTCCAAATAATAATACGCTAAATGCAACCTATAACCCAACAAGTGCTGAGATTGCCAATGGGAGTTTAAACTTAACGCTAACGACAACAGGAAATGGAAATTGTAATGCAGAAACAGATAACATGACCATTAACTTTACCCCTTCTCCAACAGTTGAGGCAGGTGCTGCGCAGACAGTTTGTAGTAGTAGCCCAGCGGTAACTTTAGGAGGTTCTGTAACCGTTGCAACTGGAGGTTTCTGGTCGGGAGGAGCAGGAACATTTTCTCCAAACGCAGCAGATTTGAATGCTACTTATACACCATCGGCAGCTGAAATTACAACAGGCTCTGTTCAATTAATGCTAACAACCACAGGAAATGGTAACTGTAATCCAGTATCTGATAGTGTTATGATTACAATAACACCAACACCAACAGTAAATGCAGGACCAAACCAAACTTCATGTGCCAACAACTCAGCGGTTAATTTAGGAGGAGTAATCACAACTGCGACAGGAGGAATTTGGAGTGGAGGAACAGGTAACTTCGTTTCGTCTAATACAGATATAAATGCAGTTTATACACCATCAAATGCAGAAGTTACAGCAGGAAGTGTCAACTTAACTCTAACTTCTACTGGAAATGGTAACTGTCCGGCAATCACAGATGATATTTTAATTACGATTATACCAGCTCCAGTTGCTGACGCTGGATTAGATCAAACAGCTTGTTCTAATAATGCATCGATTAACCTTGTTGGTTCTGTAAATGGAGCTAGTGGTGGACAATGGTCGGGTGGTTTAGGAGCTTTTTCTCCGAGTAATAATGCTTTAAATGCCACTTATACACCTAATGCTACAGAATTGGCAAACGGAAGCGCAACGATAACCTTAACAACAACAGGGAATGGAGTCTGTAATGCAGAGTCAGATAATATGTTAATAACCTTTACTCCAGCGCCAACAGTAGATGCTGGTTTAGATATTACTTCATGTGAAAATAACCCTCAAGTGACGTTAAATGGAAACGTTACAATAGCAACAGGAGGACAATGGATTGGAGGAACAGGAAGTTTTACTCCATCGAATACTGATTTAAGCGCAACTTATACACCATCAACTTCTGAAATTACCAATGGAACAGCTCTACTGATTCTACAATCGACTGGAAATGCCAATTGTAATATGGAAAGTGATAGTGTTGTCATTACTATAGATCCATCTCCAGTAGTTGCTGCTGGTGTAGATCAGACAATATGTGTGAATAACTTGAACGTTGTACTTTCGGGTTCTGTTTCAGGAATTACCAATACAGGAAACTGGACTACTTCAGGTTCAGGATTCTTTGTGCCAAACTCCACAGCACTCAATGCGAACTATGTTCCAAGTGCTGCTGATTCAATAGCGGGAAGTGTAATGCTGACCTTAACATCTACCAATAATGTCGCTTGTACACCAGTTTCTGATAGTATGTTGGTAACAATTTTACCTGCTGGTATTGCCAATGCAGGGTCAGATGTAACTGTATGTGCAAACAACTCTACCATAAACTTAGCAGGAAGCGTGAGTGGTGGAGCAAGTACAGGTGTTTGGACAACAAATGGAACAGGAGTGTTTGTACCAGATAATCAAACATTGAATGCAAACTATATTCCAAGCCCTGCTGATGCAGCTTTAGGTTCTGTGACACTAACACTAACTGCTAATAGTTGTGATGCTGATACCGATAATATAACCGTAACCATTACCCCAGCTCCAATTGTTGCAGCTGGACAAGATGTAACAGTATGTGCTAATAGTTTAACCATCCCATTAAACGGAAGTGTATCAGGTGCTACAACAACAGGAGTGTGGACAACTAGTGGTACAGGGACATTTAATCCATCGAATACTGATTTGAATGCCAGTTATATTGCTAGTTCTCAAGATTCACTTAATCAAACCATAACTTTGGTGCTTTCGGCAACTAGCATTGGTCAATGTGCACCAGAAACAGATACTATGGTCATTAACATCTTTCCAACTGGTACAGCAGATGGAGGAGCAGACCAAGTGCTTTGTGAAAATAACGGAAATGTTCAGTTAACTGGAGTTATTGGTGGTGGTGCCACAATTGGGGAGTGGAACTCCAGCGGATCAGGAACTTTTGTACCAAATATTAATGATATGAATGCTGTTTATGTGCCAAGTGCAGCAGATTTAATTTTGGGATCTGTAAATATTAGTTTATCGGCAACAAACAGTTGTAACAATGCTTCAGATGTAATAGGAGTAACGTATACACCAGCTCCAACGGTTAATGCAGGAGCTGACACTTCGGTATGTGGAACGAATGCAGTAATTGCGTTAAGCGGAAATATTATTGGAGCAGTTGGAGGAGAATGGAGTACAAATGGAACAGGGGTATTTAGTCCTAATATTCAATCATTAAATGCTATATATAGTGCAAGTAGCCAAGATGTAGCTAATGGAGGAGTTTGGATTTATTTAACTTCTATTGGTAATGGCGATTGTAACGCAGTAGTTGATTCTATGAGATTAACCATTACAACAGGAATTAATGTAAATGCAGGAGTAGATCAAACAGTATGTTCGACATCTTCTTTTACCGTATTACAAGGTGTGGTATCGAATGGATCAACAACTGGAGTGTGGAGTACGCTTGGGTCAGGAACGTTTACACCAAGTACTACATCATTGACTACCGAATATCACTTTGGAGCAGGAGATTTAGTTAATGGAAGTGTCGATTTAGTCTTAACATCTACCAATAATGGAAGTTGTATCGCTGAAACAGATACCATGACGATTAACTTTGGAAGTAATGCCTATGCTTCTGCTGGAAATGACTTCTTTATGTGTGGGTCAGAGCCAAGCACAGCACCATTAAATGGTTATGTTTCAGGTGGGGCAACACAAGGACAGTGGTCTACTTTAGGGACAGGAAGTTTCTCTAGTTTAACAGATTTTAATGCTGTATATACACCAAGTGTTACTGATTTTGCAAATGGATTCTTTGAACTAGTGTTAACAACTACAGACCATGGTTCGTGTCTAGAAGGTGTTGATACTGTTATGGTAACAATCGAAGCTGTTCCATCTGCTAATGCAGGTGTGAATATCCAAGCTTGTACAACATCTGATTCAATTCCATTATCGGGATCTGTTTCTAACGTTTCAGGAGGACAATGGTCAACAGGTGGAACAGGTACATTCCATCCAAATGATACGACATTGAATGCGGTTTATGTTCCTAGTATTGCTGATTTAGGTAGTGGAACAATTCAAGTTTATTTAACGACAATAGGATCTCAAATATGTGGAAGTGATATGGATTCTATAACCATCGAGTTTGCTGATCCATTGACCGTAGATTTTGCTAATTCTGATGGTTGTGAAAATAATTTTATGAGTTTTTACGATAGTACAATTGTTCATTTTGGTTCTATTTCTGAATGGAATTGGGATTTTGGAGATGGAGGTACATCGCAATCACCTAATCCAATCCACCTTTATACAAACTCTGGGGCTTATGATGTTGTCTTAGAAGTAGTATCCAATTTAGGGTGTGAATATACTTTAACTCAATCTGTTGTTGTTCAAGGTTCGCCTATTGCGAATTTCTCATTGCCAACAGGGGATGTGATTGTAGGACAGGAAGTCGGGTATTCTGATTTATCAGTAGGAGGAGTATCTTGGTATTGGACATTTGGAGATGGTTTTGGAAACTCAACAGACCAAAATCCAACTTATACATACGCTACTGAAGGTGATTATAATGTCTTACAAACTGTTACCAATGCTTTCGGATGTTCTGATACAGCCTTGTTAACGCTAACAGTATTGCCAGAAGAAGAGCCTTATTATCCTCCAGTTGTTCCATCTGGTTTCTCTCCAAATGGAGATGGGGAAAATGATGTGTTGTATGTAAGAGGTGGACCTTTTGATTCGGTTATTTTGAGAGTTTATAATAACTGGGGTAACCTTATCTTTGAGTCAAATGATGTAAACGTTGGATGGGATGGAACTCATAATGGAAAAGACCAACCAAAAGGCGATTACGTATATAGTGCAATTGTAATTGGACTGGATGGAAAAGAGTATATTAAGAAAGGAAGTGTATCAATTATTAGATAA
- the yiaA gene encoding inner membrane protein YiaA → MKHNKANKDLNKPTGAFVGASWTVLLTGMTAYCIGLWNAAMALNEKGYYFVILLFGLFAAVSVQKSVRDRLEDIKVTDIYYGISWFGTIASILLLIIGLWNADLTASEKGFYGMSFTLSLFAAITVQKNTRDLALYNNKK, encoded by the coding sequence ATGAAGCACAATAAAGCGAACAAAGACCTTAATAAGCCTACAGGGGCATTTGTTGGAGCATCTTGGACAGTTCTTTTAACTGGAATGACCGCTTACTGTATAGGACTTTGGAATGCTGCTATGGCCTTAAACGAAAAAGGATACTACTTTGTCATTTTATTATTTGGCTTATTTGCTGCTGTATCTGTTCAAAAAAGTGTTCGAGATCGTTTAGAAGACATTAAAGTTACAGATATATACTATGGTATTAGTTGGTTTGGAACAATAGCTTCTATACTGTTACTGATTATTGGTTTATGGAATGCAGATTTAACTGCTAGTGAAAAAGGATTTTATGGCATGTCTTTCACTTTAAGTTTGTTTGCTGCTATTACGGTTCAAAAAAACACAAGAGACCTGGCATTATACAACAATAAGAAATAA
- a CDS encoding PorP/SprF family type IX secretion system membrane protein, with protein MKTVLKYISLASTLFFMMNTEAFAQDYHYTQFDEIEPMFNPARTGMFKEYKYRAATQFRNQWRSVATKPFTTFSLAYDMPVNERWGVGAYLTNYDGAKIYNAFNFVVSGAYRITNPKDNKHLLTTGLQAGVIYKNTNNLDLVFDNQYYKGTFNNQLPSEESFVRFNKTMPEFNYGIYYEYTDDKKRYHPFAGISVFHITSPKESILMESVDSKLPRRFSFNGGSKFNITKEFDVNVQALYMMQGTARELAFGLLGSYRMKGQSVGSYSIKEQNLEFFFGSNYRHKDAIGIILGLQYDYLRYKISYDITTSTLNSVNDGRGAIEFSMVFQPKNGYRKRGRKKF; from the coding sequence ATGAAAACAGTATTAAAATATATTTCGTTAGCTTCTACTTTGTTTTTTATGATGAATACAGAAGCTTTTGCTCAAGACTATCACTATACACAGTTTGATGAAATTGAGCCAATGTTCAACCCAGCTAGAACGGGGATGTTTAAGGAGTATAAATATAGAGCTGCAACTCAGTTTAGGAATCAATGGAGGTCAGTAGCTACTAAACCTTTTACAACGTTCTCTTTGGCGTACGATATGCCTGTAAATGAAAGATGGGGAGTGGGTGCATATTTGACCAATTACGATGGGGCTAAAATTTATAATGCTTTTAACTTTGTTGTTTCTGGTGCGTACCGTATTACCAATCCAAAAGACAATAAGCATTTGTTGACGACTGGACTTCAAGCTGGAGTGATTTATAAAAACACCAATAACTTGGATTTAGTTTTTGATAATCAATATTACAAAGGAACATTTAATAATCAACTGCCAAGTGAAGAGTCGTTTGTAAGGTTTAATAAAACAATGCCAGAGTTTAACTATGGAATTTATTATGAGTATACAGATGATAAAAAGAGGTATCATCCATTTGCTGGTATTAGTGTTTTCCATATTACCTCTCCTAAAGAATCTATTTTAATGGAGTCGGTTGATTCTAAACTTCCTAGAAGATTTTCGTTTAATGGAGGATCTAAGTTTAATATCACTAAAGAGTTTGATGTTAATGTACAAGCATTATACATGATGCAAGGAACCGCTCGAGAGTTAGCATTTGGCTTGTTAGGTTCATACAGAATGAAAGGCCAAAGTGTAGGTTCATATAGTATTAAAGAGCAAAATTTAGAGTTCTTCTTTGGATCTAATTATAGACATAAAGACGCGATAGGAATTATATTAGGTTTACAATATGATTACCTCCGTTATAAAATTAGCTATGATATTACAACTTCTACACTGAATAGTGTAAATGATGGAAGAGGAGCTATAGAATTTTCGATGGTGTTCCAACCAAAGAATGGCTATAGAAAACGTGGACGTAAAAAGTTTTAA
- a CDS encoding DUF4105 domain-containing protein, translating to MKYILLSIGLFFLFQINYSQRLSQGTVISVITCDEGDEIYSLFGHSALRVKDVRNHIDFVYNWGMFEFGSDELDFQYRFAKGKLKYYMAEELFENFMYTYQLEERTVREQILNLTYKQKIQLWNAIQENYKPENRYYRYDFFFDNCSTRIGELLKNALGESLNSSELPEANRYTYRQLIDKQVHTSQPWSDFGIDLALGKKIDKITTSEEMQFLPKYLEQFLALSKIQTTTGEQNLVAREKVLLVGKSRVSSTYDGWAPSTITWGVFFLVLVIHLINKRVLSLSLDVMMLLLFGILGGVVLFLWLGTDHEPTKSNFNLLWANPIHLVTIVLLLFKKKLLNKYALFMAFYSFAIILFWIALPQEFNEAVRPLILIQVLIYYYLYSSTKALSLDSE from the coding sequence ATGAAGTATATCTTATTATCGATTGGTCTATTTTTTCTTTTTCAAATAAATTATAGCCAAAGACTTTCTCAAGGAACAGTGATAAGTGTGATTACCTGTGATGAAGGAGATGAAATTTATTCGCTGTTCGGACATAGTGCTCTGAGAGTTAAAGACGTAAGAAACCATATCGATTTTGTATACAATTGGGGGATGTTTGAATTTGGAAGTGATGAACTCGATTTTCAATATCGCTTTGCCAAAGGAAAGCTAAAATACTATATGGCTGAAGAGTTGTTTGAAAATTTTATGTACACCTATCAACTAGAAGAAAGAACGGTTAGAGAACAAATTCTAAACCTAACATACAAACAAAAAATACAATTGTGGAATGCAATACAGGAGAACTATAAACCAGAAAACCGTTATTATAGATATGATTTTTTCTTCGATAATTGTTCAACAAGAATAGGGGAGTTGTTAAAAAATGCTTTAGGTGAAAGTTTAAACTCTTCAGAATTACCCGAGGCCAATCGATATACATATCGCCAATTAATAGATAAACAAGTACACACTTCTCAACCCTGGTCAGATTTCGGTATAGACTTAGCTTTAGGTAAGAAAATAGATAAGATTACGACGAGTGAAGAAATGCAGTTCTTACCCAAGTATTTAGAACAGTTTTTGGCTTTATCTAAGATCCAAACTACTACAGGAGAGCAAAATCTAGTTGCCAGAGAAAAGGTATTGTTAGTTGGGAAAAGCAGAGTGAGCAGCACTTATGACGGGTGGGCTCCTTCTACAATTACTTGGGGGGTATTCTTTTTGGTATTGGTTATCCATTTGATCAATAAACGAGTGTTGTCACTTTCTTTGGATGTAATGATGTTGTTATTATTTGGAATATTAGGGGGAGTAGTTCTTTTTTTATGGTTGGGGACTGATCATGAACCTACAAAATCTAATTTTAATTTGTTATGGGCCAACCCTATTCACCTTGTTACAATAGTGTTGTTGCTTTTTAAGAAAAAGTTACTAAATAAGTATGCTTTATTTATGGCTTTTTATTCTTTTGCAATCATTTTGTTTTGGATTGCTTTACCGCAAGAATTTAATGAGGCTGTTAGACCATTAATCCTCATTCAAGTGTTGATTTATTATTATTTATATTCAAGTACTAAAGCGCTATCCCTTGATAGTGAATAA